The genomic window GCatctttgattttttcttttcttttttgttggttTTAGCAGTCGTGCCGTGATTGCCAGTCGCCATTGTTGTGCCGATCAACCTGGACGGAGCTCCTCTGATGTAAAGTCAGAGGGAGGTGGGTCACTGACCGGTGGGGCTCACCTTCATAGGCCCATACGTCATTGACTATGTTCCTCTAACTTTATGTCAGAGGAGCCTCTTCTGATCAACCTGAGGATGTCTGCTGGAATACTAGTATATGTATATCATAGGCTATAACTACGTGATCTGTTCATCTCTACATCTCAAACACATTGCGTGTTCTTCAAACTTCACAAAAATGGAGAATGGATAATACAGAAACTGATTTTACTCATACATATTTTCAACTGTCGAATTCGATCTAATTGACTCGACCGATGGCCATGGAGATGTATGCACATCctaaataatttcataatttactctctctctctctctctctcattgattgattgatttttttaggaCCGACTATTTGCCATTGCACATAAATCATCTTAAATATTTCGTGAATTCTAAACCATTATATTGCTTTGAGATTCTTACGGTACCTCCTAACCCCTCCTGACTCCTAGCTTGATGCCCCTACTACCACTACCGTAAGTGTTGCCCAACCTTGCCAGCGAGGCTAAGGCAATAACATCAGTGAGAGGCCCCTAGCtgacctcctccccctccactctctcgccctcttcctctcctcaagTTGGTAATGACGAGGTGCTCTTGGCCACTAGTAGAGGTAGAGCCACTTGTGGAACAGCTTGGGCTTAAGCCCCACACATGGCAAAGAATTTCAATGGATATAGACCAAATTTTAGATAGAATTTCagtaaaaagaaattaaaacagCATGGTTCAACCCTACTCTTGGTGAAATATTTCCTCCGCCCCTGGTTGCTGGAGACACTACCACTCCCCCGGCTCATATCCATTCACTCCGCTTTGTGCCTGTCGCCAACACTAGGCCACGACCCATTGTTGACCCTGTGGCTTTGGTGGAGCTGTTGCCCACTGTCGTTCTTGCCACCTGCCATGTCCATTCTTCTTAGCCTCGGGAATTACCCCCTCTTCTCCATCCCACCACTCCGTCCCACTCTCAACCTCACTTCCAACGCTAAACCCTAAATAGTTAATAGGTCACCGTCGATTCTTGGAGTTCGTCAGGATCACTAGAGTTGGAGTCTTAGCACAAATAGCGTAGCATATCATAAGGAACCCTGCTATACGTACATTCAAGCCATCCGACTTGTATCCAACCATGTCATATATACTAATCACTGAACTTGTTTCTTATCATATGGACCCAAACAAGCAGCATCTATACCTATATATACACTAGTCGGATGTAAGTTGTACATATGAGTCGGATGCATAGCAATTTCCTATCACAAGGTCATATCTTTGCAAGATTTTGGCTCCAGATTACTGTCGAATGTTATTAGTAATTCCTTTTCTTTATGTGCGTGCCACATCAAAGTcatggcaaaaagaaaaaaaaaagcaaatgttgtagcaaATTTTAACCGAAGGGATTTTTCTGTAAATAATACTGTaagttatttgtaaataaatCAAAACAAACTAGACAGAAGTTTTGAAACTTCTTGTCTATATTTTCATGATTTGTAACACGGTGATGCCGGATAGAAATAATAATGCTTCTAATTGCATTAATAGCATGCAACACCAACTTTTCCCTGCATTGAGAAAGGTAAAATGCATTCCTAAAAACAAAGGCAAAGGTAAACGATCCATCTGATTACTTATTCTGTTGCAGTAAGTTTACGATCATGTAGGCACCTTAGACCATGATGGTAGTTTCACATGCTGATAATATGCATCAGTTCCTAGTGTACCTGGATGTCACTTCCAAGTCCATGCAGCTCTTGAGTAATACAGTACTCCAAGTCCATGCAGTCCTTAGTAATACAGTACTGAAAATGCCAATCCAGGGCTGTATTCAAGATCTAAGACAGATCAAAATTCAAACGTTTCTCTGCTGTCCAAGTCAGATGCGTGGCTATAATTATTTGTCATATCTAGACTAGAAACCAGAAGCAAGGCTCACAAAAGAGTACAACTCAGGATTTCAAATTCCAAGCTAACACCTCAACAACACAGGTGCACAGAAATGTTAACTCTATTGTCTGAATTTCAACCTGTACACAAGCAAGCCAGATAGAACAGTGAAGCCTAGTATCACACCCCAGTGATTAAATACTACACTTTCCTTTCCAATAATCAGTTCTTCCCTATTCACTTCATCTCTGCTTGGTTCACATCGTTGTTCACGGCATTGCTGCGGTATCCATCTTGTGATCGTTCTCTCGTGAACAACAAGCTGTTCCAAACAATCTGGGGAGCTCAGTTCACATTTACTGCTGCTGCTAATTGTCAGAACCAGTAATGTCTTTGCTACACTGCCAGAAGCCCGGAGTGCACATAGTAGATCAGACCACACCTCCAGACGGCCACACCTATTGCCAAACTCTGCACCTTCTGGAACTACAACCACTGCAAATTCCGAGTGGACGAGCGCTGGATGGTGACGGTAAGCTACAAAATCCGCACCATACTGCAGCCCTGATCTCACCACCCAGTTCTTCAATCTCAGATGTGCGTAAGCCTTGTACATCTCCGGAAATGACTCCGATCCAGACCTAAAGTAATCCCACAGTTCAATTTCACTCATTTGCTTATTGTCCAGTGAGTCAACCCTGATGCAATTCAGAGCATGGCATAGGTAAAAGACCTCCTCGGGGCTGAGTTGGAACCAATGCTTCTGTGCTGTTGCATTTTCGATGGCATGGCCAAAGGCAGCACGGTTTAGGATCACGGCTTGCTCTGGCCCAACTCCAAGAACGGCGCTACCACCCGGACCAGACAAAATTGCCACGGGCTTTGAGCTTATGAATGAGGCCTTGAGCTCAGAAACAATGGCTGACATGGGGTTAGCTGCTGCTAGGGACGCAAAGTCCTTGCCATCTTTGCCCTTCTTCCATCTTGGACCTGGCAAATCCATATGCTGAACCCAGTGGCAGAGCAGGGACTAGTGGCCAAGTGCTGGAGTGAATAGCAAAAACAAGTAAAATAAACATCGTTGTCCAAACAAATGAATATTAATAACATAGATCACCAATTTATAGAACATATTATTTGTAGAACATAGATATATCAATAATCTTTGGAACATAATATGCATCAATGCGCGTTAACAGAACTAAATCGGAAATTAACAAATCACTTTAACATAATCATTGATAATCAAATCACATGAAAATAGAATTTGTCGAATCGGCCTAAAAATTTCACAATACCATACCCTACGTCCCTACCTCACGGACCACGGTCAGTGTCAGAGCCCTAGCTGCAAACCAACGAGGAGAATCCATCTTCAGAGATCACTAAATCAGAaacggaaaaaagaaaaaaaagatcactAAATCAGAGCTCCTCTGCTCGCAGCTCGCTTGCAGTAGTcgaccaccccccccccccccccccccgcaccTCGCCTTAAtgcctccccgcccgcgccgcaggccgccgcctccacgcaccTCCGCGGGCAGCCGGCTCTCCCACGGCATCGATCCGCCTGTGTAAATAGGAAAGGAGGGGCAAGGGTGTaggggggcagcggcggcgtacCCGACGGAGGGATTGGGTCGACGAAGAGGAGGCGCGTCaagcggcgggggagggggtacacggcggcggcggcggcggcggtggaagtgAGGGCGGTGAGTTCCAGAGAGAGCAGAGGAAGCGGGATGAATGCTGAGGTGGGCTGGGCTTTGGGTTCTTCGTGCAGGTAAGAGCCTCGTTTCGCTTCGATGGGCCGGAATGGGCCCAATTCAAATAAACCCGTCATGGACTGGAAGCGGGTGAGAATTTTCAAGTTtctggtgttcttttctctctATCTTTTTTCCAATGAGAAATTTCTTATCTAATGTCGCTACAACTTACAAAACCTCCCATCAAAAAAAGAATACTTACAAAATGATTAATTCGAATGTTATAGTTGTAATCACTAGCATCTATTCGGATGTTATAGTTGTAAATGAATACCTCATAAATAGCACTctacatatatacatggatATTTCATAGTCCCTTGCTCCTCGAAAAAACCTTCACTACTTATTAACACGTCGAACCAGGATGACTTTAAGACATAACTGGCGCTGCATTGGCTCCTGTGATTATGATGTTGTTGACATGCACTTGTGATCATTGGCGCTTCAGCTTCGGACGCTGTCTTGCAAAATAACCTGGCTCAAAACAGTTAAAGCACAACAACTGCTTCTCTCCATTATTATCACTCTCTTGAGACTGATCCTGCTAAATCAACGTCGGTTGAGGACCTTCAATAACATTTTTGACATCGTTGCCCCCactattattattatgaatGGTGGTGTTATAATATGTTGTAAGATAGAGAAGATGATCCATCAATATGAAGTAGCTTGACACGCTGCCTCTGGTTGCTACCTCGTGCTTCCTTGAAAGCAACCATTCTCCTCTTGTGATTGTCCATCCTGTTTTGCTTATCTTCCTACCGAATTGCTTTGTCCAGTAACATATGAAAATCAACATATTCAACAGCATAGTCTCACCAGAGATCAATTTAATTGAAAACTCATTATTTAGTCCCTCTAGGAACTTCTCTTGTCTTTCCTCATCAGTATAAGCAGGTTCTTAGAGCATAACGTGCACGACGATTGAACTTGGTAAGAAACTTTGTCACGGTATGCTCCCTTTGATTGAGTGCACAGAACTCACACTTCTTCAATATATCTATTCATGGTGGTCTATGGGCCTTCTTGAATCCTTTAGAGAACTTAGCCCAAGCAATTGGTTGTCCATCAGCCTTGTTAATGCGGAAATGATCCGACCATTTAGAAGAGTCCATGCAGCTGGTAGATCCAACTTCTTAATTGCATGCAGCCAATCACTTGCCTCTACTAGGCTGGTGGTTTCAAAGAAGGTCAACAATCTCACACAAAGAAACTCTGCAAGCAAAGGTCATTTTTTTATGGAGAAATTTCTTCTCGGAGCTTGGCATAAATAGAAGCAAAGAGACGGTTTTATCTTTGATAATAAGCTACCTTCCTTGTGTTCTTGGAGGCAGCTCCTTAAGGGTGAACTCCTTCTTTTGTTATTTAGGTTGAATAAGAGAGATAAAGATGTAGTTATTAGTTGGATTCAGTTGTTATAAgacttaaaaatatgaaaactatatatttagattagttttaaaaagtacttcaataaaataatatatttgttaatatttctatatatattataatagaaatagTTGTCAAAGTTTTAAAGACGGTGCCCTTATAAAAAACAATAGGTATTATTAATCCGGAGGAAGTAGTACATCACTACATCCTAGCGGTAAGCATGCACCTTTAACACTGGCAGCCTAATTAACAAAGGTTGACTAACTATTGAGTGACGGTAATGggcgaaaaaaataaacggTCCAACTGGCCGGTATAATGTTGTGGAACTGAAATTTATCAGTGGTATCTGGTATAATTAGTGGATTAATGttttgtagtatatatataaaaggaaaTATAAAGTGCGGTGTGGTTTGACCCCCAGAGAAACAAATAAACATAAGGCAAACCAGCTTGGTCCCCTCATAAGAAAACAACACATTTTCTCtctactacactactactcTTTCTCAAAAAGCCACGCATGCATACATGGAACACATGACAAGATGTTAATTATCAAAGACCTAATCGAC from Oryza glaberrima chromosome 6, OglaRS2, whole genome shotgun sequence includes these protein-coding regions:
- the LOC127775845 gene encoding probable tRNA-splicing endonuclease subunit Sen2, with amino-acid sequence MDLPGPRWKKGKDGKDFASLAAANPMSAIVSELKASFISSKPVAILSGPGGSAVLGVGPEQAVILNRAAFGHAIENATAQKHWFQLSPEEVFYLCHALNCIRVDSLDNKQMSEIELWDYFRSGSESFPEMYKAYAHLRLKNWVVRSGLQYGADFVAYRHHPALVHSEFAVVVVPEGAEFGNRCGRLEVWSDLLCALRASGSVAKTLLVLTISSSSKCELSSPDCLEQLVVHERTITRWIPQQCREQRCEPSRDEVNREELIIGKESVVFNHWGVILGFTVLSGLLVYRLKFRQ